In a genomic window of Melanotaenia boesemani isolate fMelBoe1 chromosome 1, fMelBoe1.pri, whole genome shotgun sequence:
- the nsun3 gene encoding tRNA (cytosine(34)-C(5))-methyltransferase, mitochondrial isoform X2, giving the protein MKKLTPTLLWCLWSSNCHTGPNVVLQPIKGKGARNNEVRKTQKTERSLCPAVLSHFDQQYSEELGDLWTSARAVFLDPQSWQYGVMLNRFSVVTDIMQILQSQGFSALLPQTQGSPEDSDFQPYITSHALTQGSQSKPCLTLPHTSLQCYIHSSPLRFPSQAHRPGQLKQYYLLNAASLLPVLALQIRDGDKVLDLCSAPGGKAIAIMQSATPELLCCNEPDPHRRDWLSKTLASFLPSSLNNRVVVSAQDGQAFGQSEAGFYDKVLVDAPCSNDRSWLYSSNSQQVAQRLKDRVRLPVLQAQLLRSALSAVRPGGVVVYSTCTLSSFENYAVVETVLKDFPEAEPEDLWEEIAISLKKYFEFSSYPGHSQLRPDPSLLPESSAASAYHHRLGILVVPQPGKTWGPMFLSRIRRKE; this is encoded by the exons ATGAAAAAGCTAACGCCAACGCTTTTATGGTGTTTATGGTCGTCTAACTGTCACACAGGACCCAATGTAGTTTTACAGCCGATTAAAGGAAAAGGGGCTCGGAATAACGAG GTAAGAAAAACCCAGAAAACAGAAAGATCCTTGTGTCCAGCAGTTCTCAGTCACTTTGACCAGCAGTACAGTGAAGAACTTGGAGACTTGTGgacatctgcaag AGCAGTTTTCCTGGACCCTCAGTCTTGGCAGTATGGAGTCATGCTCAATCGCTTCAGTGTTGTGACAGACATCATGCAGATTCTTCAGTCTCAGGGTTTTTCAGCATTGCTGCCGCAAACACAG GGCTCTCCTGAGGACTCAGATTTCCAGCCATACATCACTTCTCATGCTCTCACTCAGGGCTCTCAGTCAAAGCCCTGTCTTACTTTACCCCATACTTCACTGCAGTGTTACATCCACTCAAGTCCACTGAGGTTTCCCTCTCAGGCTCACAGACCTGGGCAACTGAAGCAGTACTACCTCCTGAATGCTGCCTCCCTGCTACCAGTGCTCGCTCTGCAAATCAGAGATGGAGACAAGGTTTTGGATCTTTGTTCTGCTCCTGGAGGCAAAGCCATAGCCATAATGCAGAGTGCAACTCCAG AGCTTCTCTGCTGTAATGAACCAGATCCTCACAGACGGGACTGGCTGAGCAAAACCCTAGCTTCTTTTCTGCCCAGCTCACTAAACAACAGAGTGGTTGTGTCTGCACAGGATGGACAGGCTTTTGGGCAAAGTGAAGCAGGCTTTTATGACAAG GTTTTAGTTGATGCTCCTTGTTCCAATGACAGGAGCTGGTTGTATTCTAGCAACAGCCAGCAGGTGGCGCAGAGGCTGAAAGACAGAGTCAGACTGCCTGTACTACAGGCTCAACTGCTTAG GTCTGCATTATCTGCAGTGCGCCCGGGGGGTGTTGTGGTCTATTCAACTTGCACACTTTCAAGCTTTGAGAACTACGCTGTTGTTGAGACAGTGCTAAAAGACTTTCCTGAGGCTGAACCCGAAGATCTATGGGAGGAGATTGccatttccttaaaaaaatactttgaattTAGTTCTTACCCTGGTCATAGCCAGTTACGTCCTGACCCATCCCTGCTGCCAGAAAGCAGCGCTGCGTCCGCTTATCACCACAGACTTGGCATTCTAGTCGTTCCTCAACCTGGCAAGACCTGGGGACCCATGTTTTTGTCTCGGATTAGAAGAAAGGAATGA
- the nsun3 gene encoding tRNA (cytosine(34)-C(5))-methyltransferase, mitochondrial isoform X1, giving the protein MKKLTPTLLWCLWSSNCHTGPNVVLQPIKGKGARNNEVRKTQKTERSLCPAVLSHFDQQYSEELGDLWTSARAVFLDPQSWQYGVMLNRFSVVTDIMQILQSQGFSALLPQTQVSQFMCNGASTVSNSNNKEGKDNLLSCHHTSKGSPEDSDFQPYITSHALTQGSQSKPCLTLPHTSLQCYIHSSPLRFPSQAHRPGQLKQYYLLNAASLLPVLALQIRDGDKVLDLCSAPGGKAIAIMQSATPELLCCNEPDPHRRDWLSKTLASFLPSSLNNRVVVSAQDGQAFGQSEAGFYDKVLVDAPCSNDRSWLYSSNSQQVAQRLKDRVRLPVLQAQLLRSALSAVRPGGVVVYSTCTLSSFENYAVVETVLKDFPEAEPEDLWEEIAISLKKYFEFSSYPGHSQLRPDPSLLPESSAASAYHHRLGILVVPQPGKTWGPMFLSRIRRKE; this is encoded by the exons ATGAAAAAGCTAACGCCAACGCTTTTATGGTGTTTATGGTCGTCTAACTGTCACACAGGACCCAATGTAGTTTTACAGCCGATTAAAGGAAAAGGGGCTCGGAATAACGAG GTAAGAAAAACCCAGAAAACAGAAAGATCCTTGTGTCCAGCAGTTCTCAGTCACTTTGACCAGCAGTACAGTGAAGAACTTGGAGACTTGTGgacatctgcaag AGCAGTTTTCCTGGACCCTCAGTCTTGGCAGTATGGAGTCATGCTCAATCGCTTCAGTGTTGTGACAGACATCATGCAGATTCTTCAGTCTCAGGGTTTTTCAGCATTGCTGCCGCAAACACAGGTGTCACAGTTCATGTGTAATGGTGCCTCCACTGTGTCTAATTCCAAtaacaaagaaggaaaagataatCTGTTGTCTTGTCACCACACCTCCAAGGGCTCTCCTGAGGACTCAGATTTCCAGCCATACATCACTTCTCATGCTCTCACTCAGGGCTCTCAGTCAAAGCCCTGTCTTACTTTACCCCATACTTCACTGCAGTGTTACATCCACTCAAGTCCACTGAGGTTTCCCTCTCAGGCTCACAGACCTGGGCAACTGAAGCAGTACTACCTCCTGAATGCTGCCTCCCTGCTACCAGTGCTCGCTCTGCAAATCAGAGATGGAGACAAGGTTTTGGATCTTTGTTCTGCTCCTGGAGGCAAAGCCATAGCCATAATGCAGAGTGCAACTCCAG AGCTTCTCTGCTGTAATGAACCAGATCCTCACAGACGGGACTGGCTGAGCAAAACCCTAGCTTCTTTTCTGCCCAGCTCACTAAACAACAGAGTGGTTGTGTCTGCACAGGATGGACAGGCTTTTGGGCAAAGTGAAGCAGGCTTTTATGACAAG GTTTTAGTTGATGCTCCTTGTTCCAATGACAGGAGCTGGTTGTATTCTAGCAACAGCCAGCAGGTGGCGCAGAGGCTGAAAGACAGAGTCAGACTGCCTGTACTACAGGCTCAACTGCTTAG GTCTGCATTATCTGCAGTGCGCCCGGGGGGTGTTGTGGTCTATTCAACTTGCACACTTTCAAGCTTTGAGAACTACGCTGTTGTTGAGACAGTGCTAAAAGACTTTCCTGAGGCTGAACCCGAAGATCTATGGGAGGAGATTGccatttccttaaaaaaatactttgaattTAGTTCTTACCCTGGTCATAGCCAGTTACGTCCTGACCCATCCCTGCTGCCAGAAAGCAGCGCTGCGTCCGCTTATCACCACAGACTTGGCATTCTAGTCGTTCCTCAACCTGGCAAGACCTGGGGACCCATGTTTTTGTCTCGGATTAGAAGAAAGGAATGA
- the nsun3 gene encoding tRNA (cytosine(34)-C(5))-methyltransferase, mitochondrial isoform X3, producing MLNRFSVVTDIMQILQSQGFSALLPQTQVSQFMCNGASTVSNSNNKEGKDNLLSCHHTSKGSPEDSDFQPYITSHALTQGSQSKPCLTLPHTSLQCYIHSSPLRFPSQAHRPGQLKQYYLLNAASLLPVLALQIRDGDKVLDLCSAPGGKAIAIMQSATPELLCCNEPDPHRRDWLSKTLASFLPSSLNNRVVVSAQDGQAFGQSEAGFYDKVLVDAPCSNDRSWLYSSNSQQVAQRLKDRVRLPVLQAQLLRSALSAVRPGGVVVYSTCTLSSFENYAVVETVLKDFPEAEPEDLWEEIAISLKKYFEFSSYPGHSQLRPDPSLLPESSAASAYHHRLGILVVPQPGKTWGPMFLSRIRRKE from the exons ATGCTCAATCGCTTCAGTGTTGTGACAGACATCATGCAGATTCTTCAGTCTCAGGGTTTTTCAGCATTGCTGCCGCAAACACAGGTGTCACAGTTCATGTGTAATGGTGCCTCCACTGTGTCTAATTCCAAtaacaaagaaggaaaagataatCTGTTGTCTTGTCACCACACCTCCAAGGGCTCTCCTGAGGACTCAGATTTCCAGCCATACATCACTTCTCATGCTCTCACTCAGGGCTCTCAGTCAAAGCCCTGTCTTACTTTACCCCATACTTCACTGCAGTGTTACATCCACTCAAGTCCACTGAGGTTTCCCTCTCAGGCTCACAGACCTGGGCAACTGAAGCAGTACTACCTCCTGAATGCTGCCTCCCTGCTACCAGTGCTCGCTCTGCAAATCAGAGATGGAGACAAGGTTTTGGATCTTTGTTCTGCTCCTGGAGGCAAAGCCATAGCCATAATGCAGAGTGCAACTCCAG AGCTTCTCTGCTGTAATGAACCAGATCCTCACAGACGGGACTGGCTGAGCAAAACCCTAGCTTCTTTTCTGCCCAGCTCACTAAACAACAGAGTGGTTGTGTCTGCACAGGATGGACAGGCTTTTGGGCAAAGTGAAGCAGGCTTTTATGACAAG GTTTTAGTTGATGCTCCTTGTTCCAATGACAGGAGCTGGTTGTATTCTAGCAACAGCCAGCAGGTGGCGCAGAGGCTGAAAGACAGAGTCAGACTGCCTGTACTACAGGCTCAACTGCTTAG GTCTGCATTATCTGCAGTGCGCCCGGGGGGTGTTGTGGTCTATTCAACTTGCACACTTTCAAGCTTTGAGAACTACGCTGTTGTTGAGACAGTGCTAAAAGACTTTCCTGAGGCTGAACCCGAAGATCTATGGGAGGAGATTGccatttccttaaaaaaatactttgaattTAGTTCTTACCCTGGTCATAGCCAGTTACGTCCTGACCCATCCCTGCTGCCAGAAAGCAGCGCTGCGTCCGCTTATCACCACAGACTTGGCATTCTAGTCGTTCCTCAACCTGGCAAGACCTGGGGACCCATGTTTTTGTCTCGGATTAGAAGAAAGGAATGA